In Rhodospirillales bacterium, the genomic stretch CATCCCGTCTCCGCCGGTCGGCCGGGCGGCGTGCAGCGAGAACGCGCTGGTCATGAGGGACTCGATGTCGGCAATGATGCCGCCCTGCGCGCGGGAGCGGACGAACCCGAATTCAGGTCCGCCGCCCAGTCGCCAGCCGGCAAGTTCGTGATCGAGGTCCACACCGACGAAGACGGAGCGGGCGGCGAGATCGCCGAATGCCCCCTCCGCGGTGGCGGCAAGCAGGCTGCGGCTCTCGCCGAGCCAGCCCACGCGCAGGCTCAGCGGCACGTCTGCGGGATTCCACGAGATCAGGGCGCCCGATACGGGCTGCGGGTTACCGTCGCCCTCGGTCGTGAAGGCTGTCGCGACGATGCCGTCGGGCTGGCCCACCGTCAGCGTGATCGCGTCCTGCGCGAGCCGGGCATGGCCGACGTCGCCGCCGCCCGGCGTTCCCCTGAACCCGAGCCTTGGCCCGGCCACCATCGTGTCGCCGTCCGAAGTTCCGCCTCCCAGATAGGGATCCGTCGGCGCTGCCGCCATGAAGTCGCGCAACTGCGCGGAAGGGGTCAGCGGGACACGGGTTCCGACAAATTGACCGAGGTCGTACCAGAACGGGGCGCCGAGCGCGTCGAAACCGGCGATTTCCTGGCCGGCAAACGCATTCGCGGGCCCATCGCCGAACGCCGGGCCAAGCCGCAGGCGAGCCGTCCGCACGGGAGCCCCGTTCCCGACGGCTGCTGTGCCGGCCGCGATCCTTGGCACGCCGACCGGTGATAAAGCTGCATTCAGGTCCATCAGACCATGTCCGTAGGTGGATCGGTCGGCGTAGCGGCCGGTGCGATCGGCGGTGGTGAATAGACGCGTGACCAGTTCCTCGCCGGCGAGCTGGTCGCGGAAGAACTGATCCATCAACGCCAGTCCGCCGGAGACCATCGGCGCCGCGATCGAGGTTCCCGACAGAGGCGCGTAGCCTCGGATGATGTTTCCTCGATGCGGCCCGAAATAGGCGGCCCACACACGGCGTCCCGGCGCGGCAATGCACCAGGTCGCCGCGATTCCGCAGCGGTTGGAGAACGGGGCGATCTCCCCGTCCTCGCCGATCGCAACGGCGGCGACGGAGTGGCCCCGGAGCTCCACGATCCGCGTCATCAGTCCCGCGAGCACATCGGGGGAACTGGAGTCGAGCCGGCCCGCTGGTCGTCCGAGGTAGTCGGTTTCCGTGTCGCCGACGCAATTGCCAGTGCCCGCCCGGCAGAGGCGGTCGTTGGAATTCCCGGCTGCCCATACGATGACCATCTTGTCCCTCCGGCCGGACTGGGCCAGCGTTTCGATCAAGTTCGGCAGCGCGTCGCGCAAGTCCCGCTCATTGTCGAAGTGCTCAATCAGTCCCCGGAAGGCGATACTCAGGTTCAGGACGTCCAGATCCTCGGCGAGAACTTCCCTGTAGAGTTCCGTGTTGTCCTCGTCGTATCTGGTCAGCGTGGCGAGCGAGACCGGCGCGATCGTCTGGTCCCGAGGAGGCGGGTCGCCAAGGGGGATTGCGAACATCTTGAGCGAGGCGTACGGAGCGATGCCGGTAAACGGGAACGTGTACTCCGGGTTCGCCCGTCCCGCGATGATGCTGGCCACGGCCGTGCCGTGCGAGGATTCCTCCCCGGTTTCCTCAACGGCCCCGACCCGAAACCTCTCCGTGACATGGCCGGCGGCCGCTCCTTCCTGGAATGTGGGATGAGAGAGGTCGATGCCGGAGTCGACAACTCCCACGCTGACGCCATCGCCCGGCTGATCGATTCCCTGAACGACCTGCAGGTGGCCCCAGGCATCCACGATGTTGATGGTTGCCAGGCCCCAGCGGTCTTCCAGGCTTGGGGATGAACGAATGTCATGAACAACGTCCGACAGTTGCGCGCGGTACTCGGTCTCGGTAATGCAGCCCTCGACGGTGGCGACCGGACAGCTGCTGCTGCCGCCGCCACTGCAACCCGCGAGGCCCAGGCAGGCGGAGAGAAACACCGGAGCCAACCGGAGAAGCGGCATCACGAAATTCACCGGGGATGAAGCCGACCGGAAGATGGGCCGGCTGGTGAGAGAGAACATTGTGCAGCCCTCCGGGATCCGGGCCTGCCTTCTGCCGAGCTGCTTCGAACGACGTGTTCCATCCTCGCAAAAGT encodes the following:
- a CDS encoding S8 family serine peptidase; this translates as MPLLRLAPVFLSACLGLAGCSGGGSSSCPVATVEGCITETEYRAQLSDVVHDIRSSPSLEDRWGLATINIVDAWGHLQVVQGIDQPGDGVSVGVVDSGIDLSHPTFQEGAAAGHVTERFRVGAVEETGEESSHGTAVASIIAGRANPEYTFPFTGIAPYASLKMFAIPLGDPPPRDQTIAPVSLATLTRYDEDNTELYREVLAEDLDVLNLSIAFRGLIEHFDNERDLRDALPNLIETLAQSGRRDKMVIVWAAGNSNDRLCRAGTGNCVGDTETDYLGRPAGRLDSSSPDVLAGLMTRIVELRGHSVAAVAIGEDGEIAPFSNRCGIAATWCIAAPGRRVWAAYFGPHRGNIIRGYAPLSGTSIAAPMVSGGLALMDQFFRDQLAGEELVTRLFTTADRTGRYADRSTYGHGLMDLNAALSPVGVPRIAAGTAAVGNGAPVRTARLRLGPAFGDGPANAFAGQEIAGFDALGAPFWYDLGQFVGTRVPLTPSAQLRDFMAAAPTDPYLGGGTSDGDTMVAGPRLGFRGTPGGGDVGHARLAQDAITLTVGQPDGIVATAFTTEGDGNPQPVSGALISWNPADVPLSLRVGWLGESRSLLAATAEGAFGDLAARSVFVGVDLDHELAGWRLGGGPEFGFVRSRAQGGIIADIESLMTSAFSLHAARPTGGDGMLRLTLAQPLRVEDGDAVLSVPVGRTLDRAVVRRTLSADLAPAGRQLDLSVRWERPFAHGAFRLGAVATRHAGHDAEARPWLTIMTGWRASF